The following are from one region of the Bradyrhizobium sediminis genome:
- the pqqA gene encoding pyrroloquinoline quinone precursor peptide PqqA — translation MAWKAPKIVEVPVGMEINMYACAARK, via the coding sequence ATGGCCTGGAAAGCCCCGAAGATCGTCGAAGTGCCGGTCGGCATGGAAATCAACATGTATGCGTGCGCCGCCCGGAAGTAA
- a CDS encoding haloalkane dehalogenase: MTNRLEIEVSTREVLGTTMAFREAGAASAPVVLFLHGNPTSSYIWRNIIPFVESVGHCIAPDLVGFGQSGRPDLDYRFADHARYLDAFVDSLGVQSAYLVAQDWGTALAFHLAARRPNFVRGLAFMEFIRPMASWEDFHQTAVARETFRKFRTPGVGEQMVLEANAFVERVLPGSIVRKLADDELAAYRAPFPTAESRKPVLALPRELPIAGEPSDVHAMLETAHAALKTAQYPKLLFTGEPGALVSPAFGREFAASLRHCSVMNLGSGLHYLQEDHPDAIGRTLTGWIAGIEAARAISVLPAAA, translated from the coding sequence ATGACCAACCGTTTGGAGATCGAAGTGAGCACGCGCGAGGTACTCGGCACCACGATGGCGTTTCGTGAAGCCGGTGCGGCCAGCGCGCCTGTCGTGCTGTTCCTGCACGGCAACCCAACCTCCTCCTACATCTGGCGAAACATCATCCCGTTTGTCGAGTCGGTGGGGCATTGCATTGCCCCGGACCTTGTCGGATTTGGACAATCAGGACGCCCAGACCTGGACTACCGGTTTGCCGACCACGCGCGCTACCTCGACGCATTCGTCGACAGCCTCGGCGTTCAATCTGCCTATCTGGTGGCGCAAGACTGGGGCACTGCGCTCGCCTTCCATCTCGCCGCACGCAGGCCAAATTTCGTGCGTGGCCTCGCCTTCATGGAGTTCATCCGCCCAATGGCCTCATGGGAGGACTTCCATCAGACAGCGGTTGCACGGGAGACGTTCAGGAAATTCCGGACGCCGGGCGTCGGCGAGCAGATGGTGCTCGAGGCCAACGCGTTCGTCGAACGTGTGCTGCCGGGCTCGATCGTTCGAAAGCTCGCCGATGACGAACTTGCCGCCTACCGTGCGCCATTCCCCACGGCAGAAAGCCGCAAGCCAGTTCTTGCCCTGCCGCGCGAACTCCCGATAGCGGGCGAGCCTTCGGACGTTCACGCAATGCTTGAGACTGCTCACGCAGCGCTAAAGACCGCGCAATATCCGAAGCTGTTGTTCACCGGCGAGCCCGGGGCACTCGTTTCGCCGGCGTTCGGGCGCGAATTTGCCGCTTCGCTGCGGCATTGCAGCGTGATGAATCTCGGATCCGGACTGCACTACCTGCAGGAGGATCATCCTGATGCAATAGGTCGCACGCTTACAGGATGGATCGCGGGAATCGAAGCCGCCCGAGCGATTTCTGTATTGCCTGCCGCGGCGTGA
- the pqqC gene encoding pyrroloquinoline-quinone synthase PqqC, with protein sequence MNGMTAFSLAGSAPLNSAEELEATLRQIGATRYHNLHPFHRLLHGGKLNKGQVQAWALNRYYYQSTIPIKDAVVISRFRDRGIRLEWRHRIEDHDGDLGTEGGIERWLKLTEGLGLDNAYVESTEGILPATRFAVEAYVHFVRDKSPLEAIASSLTELFAPNLHEERIAGMLAHYDFVNPDIMSYFSRRLTQAPRDANFALAYVRQHATTPAERELVCNALIFKTNVLWVQLDALYHAYVDGHIPPGAFVPKDK encoded by the coding sequence CTGAACGGGATGACGGCCTTTTCGCTCGCCGGCAGCGCGCCGCTGAACAGCGCCGAGGAACTCGAAGCCACGCTCCGCCAGATCGGAGCCACCCGCTATCACAATCTGCATCCGTTTCACCGGCTGCTGCACGGCGGCAAACTGAACAAGGGTCAGGTGCAGGCCTGGGCGCTGAACCGCTATTATTACCAGAGCACCATTCCCATCAAGGACGCGGTGGTGATCTCGCGCTTTCGCGACCGCGGCATCCGGCTGGAATGGCGGCACCGGATCGAGGACCATGACGGCGATCTCGGCACCGAAGGCGGCATCGAGCGCTGGCTGAAGCTGACCGAGGGGCTGGGGCTCGACAACGCCTACGTCGAATCCACCGAAGGCATTCTTCCCGCGACGCGCTTTGCGGTAGAGGCCTATGTGCATTTCGTCCGCGACAAGAGCCCGCTGGAGGCCATCGCCTCCTCGCTGACGGAACTGTTCGCGCCGAACCTGCATGAAGAACGCATCGCAGGCATGCTGGCGCATTACGATTTCGTCAACCCTGATATCATGAGCTATTTCAGCCGGCGCCTGACGCAGGCGCCGCGCGATGCCAATTTCGCGCTCGCCTACGTCAGGCAGCATGCGACCACGCCGGCGGAACGCGAGTTGGTCTGCAATGCGCTGATCTTCAAGACCAATGTGCTATGGGTTCAGCTCGACGCGCTGTATCATGCCTATGTCGACGGTCACATTCCGCCGGGCGCGTTTGTTCCCAAGGACAAATAG
- a CDS encoding amidase family protein gives MEDLWRLSAADVAALVRSKKISAKEAASAALARLDAVNPKINAVVDHRPAEVLAQAAAIDAAIARNEDPGPLAGVPVTVKVNIDQEGFATTNGLKLQRDAIAKTNSPVVDNLRKAGAVILGRTNCPAFSYRWFTTNLIHGDTKNPRDASVTPGGSSGGAGAAVAAGIGHIAHGTDIAGSIRYPAYACGVHGLRPTVGRIAAFNAALPERPIGPQISAVSGPLARTIGDVRIALAAMSGKDARDPWWVPAPLEGPAMPKRAALCLNPDGLDPVAEVKVAVADAGKRLERAGWVVEQIETLPPLREAAELQTKLWLGDGFEAQLAAAEREGDPGALACLRGSRSKVFPFDVDTLSKVLTRRATLMREWLQFFEKYAVLLMPVSGELPFPDGLDMRDDASFARVWHAQLTQIAIPFMGLPGLTVSTGLVGRIPVGVQVVSGRYREDLCLAAGEAIEAGGTPSAAIDPAG, from the coding sequence ATGGAAGATCTCTGGCGTCTGTCGGCCGCTGATGTCGCGGCACTGGTAAGATCGAAGAAGATATCGGCGAAGGAGGCGGCCTCGGCGGCACTTGCCCGGCTCGACGCGGTCAATCCCAAGATCAACGCCGTGGTCGACCATCGGCCGGCGGAGGTGCTGGCGCAGGCCGCCGCCATCGATGCGGCGATCGCGCGCAACGAAGACCCAGGTCCACTGGCGGGTGTGCCGGTCACCGTCAAGGTCAATATCGACCAAGAAGGGTTTGCGACCACCAACGGCCTCAAGCTGCAGCGCGATGCCATCGCGAAAACCAACAGCCCCGTGGTCGACAATCTGCGCAAGGCCGGCGCCGTCATTCTCGGACGCACCAATTGCCCAGCATTCTCGTACCGCTGGTTCACCACCAACCTGATCCATGGCGACACCAAGAACCCGCGCGACGCGAGCGTCACGCCCGGTGGCTCATCCGGCGGGGCTGGGGCGGCGGTCGCCGCCGGCATCGGCCATATCGCGCACGGCACCGATATCGCCGGATCGATCCGCTATCCGGCCTATGCCTGCGGCGTGCATGGCCTGCGCCCGACCGTCGGGCGCATCGCGGCCTTCAATGCGGCGCTGCCCGAGCGTCCGATCGGACCGCAGATATCAGCGGTATCGGGTCCGCTCGCGCGCACCATCGGCGATGTCAGGATCGCGCTGGCGGCGATGTCGGGCAAGGACGCGCGCGACCCCTGGTGGGTGCCGGCGCCGCTGGAGGGCCCGGCGATGCCGAAGCGCGCCGCGCTGTGTCTCAATCCCGACGGGCTCGATCCGGTGGCGGAAGTCAAAGTCGCCGTCGCCGATGCCGGTAAGCGGCTGGAGCGTGCGGGCTGGGTGGTCGAACAGATCGAGACGCTGCCGCCGCTGCGCGAGGCTGCGGAACTTCAGACCAAGCTGTGGCTCGGCGACGGCTTTGAAGCACAACTGGCCGCGGCCGAGCGCGAAGGCGATCCCGGCGCGCTCGCCTGCCTGCGCGGCAGCCGGTCCAAGGTTTTCCCATTCGACGTCGACACTCTGTCGAAAGTGCTGACGCGGCGTGCCACGCTGATGCGCGAATGGTTGCAGTTCTTCGAGAAATACGCCGTCCTGTTGATGCCAGTGTCCGGTGAATTGCCGTTCCCCGACGGGCTCGATATGCGCGATGACGCGTCTTTTGCCCGCGTCTGGCACGCGCAGCTGACGCAAATCGCCATTCCCTTCATGGGGCTGCCGGGGCTGACCGTGTCAACGGGGCTGGTGGGCCGCATTCCGGTCGGCGTGCAGGTCGTCTCAGGCCGCTATCGCGAGGATCTGTGCCTCGCTGCCGGCGAGGCGATCGAGGCCGGCGGGACCCCATCGGCGGCGATCGATCCCGCAGGCTGA
- the pqqB gene encoding pyrroloquinoline quinone biosynthesis protein PqqB: MLRIVVLGAAAGGGVPQWNCGCRVCRKARTENPELQSTQASIAISADDEHWFLVNASPDLRQQLIATPQLHPKAGQLRHSPILGVILTNGEIDAVAGLLSMREGSPFTIYAHEKVLAILKSNSIFNVLAENNVRRQPIDPDQAFEPALPGGAPSGIEILPFAVAGKGAWYLEGKVHPGGDDGTGDTLGLRIADKVSGKYFYFLAACADVTDDLKSRLAGAPLIFFDGTVWRDDELIAAGLGSKTGQAMGHIAMSGDSGAIEALSGLGIGRKVFLHINNSNPALLRDSAERQQAERAGWQIPADGTEITL; encoded by the coding sequence ATGCTTCGCATCGTCGTCCTGGGCGCCGCGGCGGGTGGTGGCGTTCCGCAGTGGAATTGCGGATGTCGGGTTTGCCGAAAAGCCCGAACCGAGAATCCCGAACTTCAAAGCACCCAGGCCTCGATTGCGATCAGCGCCGATGACGAGCACTGGTTTCTGGTCAATGCATCGCCCGATCTGCGCCAGCAACTGATCGCGACCCCGCAGCTGCATCCCAAGGCTGGACAGCTTCGTCACAGCCCGATTTTGGGCGTGATCCTGACCAACGGCGAAATCGATGCGGTCGCCGGTCTGCTGTCGATGCGGGAAGGCTCGCCGTTTACGATCTATGCCCACGAGAAAGTGCTTGCGATCCTGAAGTCCAACAGCATCTTCAACGTGCTGGCCGAGAACAACGTGCGGCGCCAGCCGATCGATCCGGACCAGGCCTTCGAACCGGCATTGCCCGGCGGCGCGCCGTCCGGCATCGAGATTTTGCCATTCGCCGTGGCCGGCAAGGGTGCGTGGTATCTGGAAGGCAAGGTTCACCCGGGCGGAGACGACGGTACGGGCGACACGCTCGGGCTTCGCATCGCCGACAAGGTTTCGGGCAAATACTTCTATTTTCTCGCCGCCTGCGCCGATGTCACCGACGACCTCAAATCCCGGCTTGCCGGGGCGCCGCTGATCTTCTTCGATGGCACGGTGTGGCGCGACGACGAGTTGATCGCGGCGGGGCTGGGCAGCAAGACCGGACAAGCCATGGGACATATTGCAATGTCAGGCGATAGCGGCGCGATCGAAGCCTTGTCCGGCCTCGGTATCGGCCGGAAAGTGTTTCTGCATATCAACAACTCCAACCCGGCGCTGCTGCGCGATTCCGCCGAGCGCCAGCAAGCCGAGCGCGCGGGCTGGCAGATCCCCGCCGATGGAACGGAGATTACGCTGTGA
- a CDS encoding mandelate racemase/muconate lactonizing enzyme family protein: MSVRITDIREITKPISSPIRNAYIDFTKMTTSLVAVVTDVVRDGKPVVGYGFNSNGRYGQGGLIRERFAPRLMEADPRTLLDEEGRNLDPDRVWVTLMSNEKPGGHGERSVAVGTIDMAVWDAVAKIAGKPLFRLLAEHHGRKANPRVFVYAAGGYYYPGKGLSMLRGEMRSYLDRGYNVVKMKIGGAPIAEDRTRIEAVLEEIGNEAQLAVDANGRFDLETAVAYAKMLRDYPLFWYEEAGDPLDFQLQAALAEFYPGPMATGENLFSHQDARNLLRYGGMRQDRDWLQFDCALSYGLCEYQRTLKVLETCGWSASRCIPHGGHQMSLNIAAGLGLGGNESYPDLFQPYGGFPDGVRVENGHITMPDLPGIGFEGKSDLYAEMKALAA, encoded by the coding sequence ATGTCCGTCCGCATCACTGACATCAGAGAGATCACCAAGCCGATCTCCTCGCCCATTCGCAACGCCTATATCGACTTCACTAAAATGACGACCAGCCTGGTCGCTGTCGTCACCGATGTGGTGCGCGACGGCAAGCCGGTGGTCGGTTACGGCTTCAATTCCAACGGCCGCTACGGGCAGGGCGGATTGATCCGCGAGCGTTTTGCGCCTCGCCTGATGGAGGCCGATCCCAGGACCTTGCTCGATGAAGAAGGCCGCAATCTCGATCCGGACAGGGTCTGGGTGACGCTGATGTCGAACGAGAAGCCGGGCGGCCACGGCGAGCGCTCGGTCGCGGTCGGCACCATCGACATGGCGGTGTGGGATGCGGTGGCGAAGATCGCCGGCAAGCCGCTGTTCCGGCTGCTTGCCGAGCATCACGGCCGCAAGGCGAATCCGCGCGTGTTCGTCTATGCCGCCGGCGGCTATTATTATCCCGGCAAGGGCCTGTCGATGCTGCGCGGCGAGATGCGCAGCTATCTCGACCGCGGCTACAATGTCGTCAAGATGAAGATCGGCGGCGCGCCGATTGCGGAAGACCGCACACGCATCGAGGCTGTGCTCGAGGAGATCGGCAACGAGGCGCAGCTTGCAGTCGACGCCAACGGCCGCTTCGATCTGGAGACCGCGGTCGCCTACGCCAAGATGTTGCGCGACTATCCGCTGTTCTGGTACGAGGAGGCCGGCGATCCCCTCGATTTCCAGCTGCAGGCGGCGCTGGCGGAATTCTATCCAGGTCCGATGGCGACCGGCGAGAATCTCTTCAGCCATCAGGATGCGCGCAATCTGCTTCGTTACGGCGGCATGCGGCAGGACCGGGACTGGCTGCAGTTCGACTGCGCACTGTCCTACGGTCTCTGCGAATATCAGCGCACGCTGAAGGTGCTGGAGACCTGCGGCTGGTCCGCGAGCCGCTGCATTCCCCATGGCGGCCACCAGATGTCGCTCAATATCGCGGCCGGCCTCGGCCTCGGCGGCAATGAGAGCTATCCCGACCTGTTCCAACCCTATGGCGGCTTCCCGGACGGCGTGCGCGTCGAGAACGGTCACATCACCATGCCTGATCTGCCGGGTATCGGGTTTGAGGGAAAATCCGATCTCTACGCGGAGATGAAGGCGCTGGCGGCCTGA
- the pqqD gene encoding pyrroloquinoline quinone biosynthesis peptide chaperone PqqD — protein sequence MAGRSRNISVSEASQPVLPRHARLRFDETRQVWVILAPERVLAPDEIAVEVLQLCDGVRSVAGMVDQLAAKYSAERAAISADVIAMLQDLADKGFLTEAREKTS from the coding sequence ATGGCAGGCCGCAGCCGCAACATCAGTGTCAGCGAGGCGAGCCAGCCGGTATTGCCGCGGCACGCCAGGCTGAGATTCGATGAGACGCGGCAGGTCTGGGTCATCCTGGCACCGGAGCGCGTGCTGGCGCCGGACGAGATCGCGGTGGAAGTGCTGCAACTTTGCGACGGCGTTCGCAGCGTCGCCGGCATGGTCGACCAGCTCGCGGCCAAATACTCCGCCGAGCGCGCCGCGATCTCGGCCGACGTCATCGCCATGCTGCAGGACCTCGCCGACAAGGGATTCCTCACCGAAGCACGCGAGAAGACGTCATGA
- a CDS encoding SelT/SelW/SelH family protein: MTDVSIIYCRPCGYEKRAKEVAMALQRQLGIVADLVPGKGGVFEVSVGGKTVARRLKGHFPDAAEIVTAVRAQGAR, translated from the coding sequence ATGACGGACGTATCCATCATCTATTGTCGTCCCTGCGGCTATGAGAAGCGCGCCAAGGAGGTTGCGATGGCGCTGCAGCGGCAGCTTGGAATTGTTGCAGACCTCGTGCCCGGCAAGGGTGGCGTGTTCGAAGTATCGGTCGGTGGCAAGACCGTGGCCCGGCGCCTGAAGGGCCATTTTCCGGACGCCGCCGAGATCGTCACAGCGGTCCGCGCGCAGGGCGCAAGGTGA
- a CDS encoding DUF6894 family protein: MPRYFFNTRIGDELIEDPEGEELRDPDRAWEMARAMIRELLKLEGAEGGLLNAILEVTDDQGEIVLEFPFTEAILDGPESAPTRH, from the coding sequence ATGCCCCGGTATTTTTTCAACACCCGTATCGGCGACGAGTTGATCGAAGATCCCGAAGGCGAGGAACTGCGCGATCCCGATCGCGCCTGGGAAATGGCGCGGGCCATGATCCGGGAGTTGCTGAAGCTCGAAGGCGCGGAGGGCGGCCTGCTCAATGCGATCCTCGAAGTGACCGACGACCAGGGCGAGATCGTGCTGGAGTTTCCGTTCACCGAGGCGATCCTCGACGGGCCGGAAAGCGCTCCCACCAGACACTGA
- a CDS encoding glutathione peroxidase, with amino-acid sequence MAGVHDFTAKSLAGEDISLKRFEGQVLLIVNTASKCGFTPQYRGLEALQQAFGPRGFSVLGFPCNQFGGQEPGDAAQIGEFCTDNYAVTFPMFAKIDVNGNNAHPLFNYLKSEKSGLLGPSIKWNFTKFLVDRSGKVVARHAPTATPEGLMKEIEALL; translated from the coding sequence ATGGCTGGCGTTCATGATTTCACGGCAAAGTCGCTCGCCGGCGAGGACATTTCGCTCAAGCGGTTCGAGGGCCAGGTTCTCCTGATCGTCAATACCGCGAGCAAGTGCGGCTTCACCCCGCAATACAGGGGTCTCGAGGCGCTGCAACAGGCGTTCGGTCCGCGCGGCTTTTCGGTGCTGGGCTTTCCGTGCAATCAGTTCGGCGGCCAGGAGCCGGGCGACGCCGCGCAGATCGGAGAGTTCTGCACCGACAACTACGCCGTCACCTTTCCAATGTTTGCCAAGATCGACGTCAACGGCAATAACGCCCACCCGCTGTTCAACTATCTGAAGAGCGAGAAATCCGGCCTGCTCGGCCCGTCGATCAAGTGGAATTTCACCAAATTCCTGGTCGATCGTTCCGGCAAGGTCGTCGCGCGGCATGCGCCGACGGCGACGCCGGAAGGACTGATGAAGGAAATCGAGGCGCTGCTATGA
- a CDS encoding TetR/AcrR family transcriptional regulator translates to MPKPSLKDTILDAGLKTMFRTGYNGTSVRDIAAAAGAPQGSFTNHFRSKEAFAREVLDRYFAHVKECVAQALNDKSLTPRQRLRRYLDIITGRLEGDNWSRGCLIGDLSLETSTSSEALRARLDEIFQEWRTPFAACIAEAQAGREIDDAFNPNDLAEFLLTSWQGAILRMKVERSPASLERFKSIVFSTVLKEVEQ, encoded by the coding sequence ATGCCAAAGCCATCTCTCAAAGACACAATTCTCGATGCCGGCCTCAAGACGATGTTCCGCACCGGCTACAACGGCACAAGCGTGCGCGACATTGCCGCCGCGGCGGGCGCGCCCCAGGGCTCATTCACCAACCACTTCCGCAGCAAGGAGGCGTTCGCGCGCGAGGTGCTCGACCGCTATTTCGCACATGTCAAAGAATGCGTGGCCCAAGCGCTGAATGACAAGTCGCTGACGCCGCGCCAACGCTTAAGGCGCTATCTCGACATCATCACCGGCAGGCTGGAAGGCGACAATTGGAGCCGCGGCTGCCTGATCGGCGACCTGAGCCTTGAGACCTCGACCAGCAGCGAGGCGCTCCGTGCCCGGCTGGACGAGATTTTTCAGGAGTGGCGCACCCCGTTTGCCGCCTGCATTGCTGAGGCCCAAGCAGGGCGCGAAATCGACGACGCGTTCAATCCGAACGACCTGGCCGAGTTTCTGCTCACGTCCTGGCAGGGGGCCATCCTGCGCATGAAGGTCGAGCGCAGCCCGGCCTCACTCGAGCGCTTCAAGTCGATCGTTTTTTCAACTGTCCTGAAAGAGGTGGAGCAATGA
- a CDS encoding DUF3297 family protein, with protein sequence MADQLPDRLSTDPRSPYYNEEVLARDVGIRFKGVEKTNVEEYCVSEGWVRVTAGNAKDRYGNPLTIKVHGPVEPYFRDKAPS encoded by the coding sequence ATGGCCGATCAACTGCCCGACCGCCTGTCGACCGATCCGAGGAGCCCTTACTACAACGAAGAGGTGCTCGCGCGCGACGTCGGGATCCGCTTCAAGGGCGTCGAGAAGACCAATGTCGAGGAATATTGCGTCAGCGAGGGCTGGGTGCGGGTGACCGCGGGCAACGCCAAGGACCGCTACGGCAATCCGCTGACGATCAAGGTCCACGGCCCGGTCGAGCCGTATTTCCGGGACAAGGCCCCGTCCTGA